A single region of the Bacillus cereus genome encodes:
- a CDS encoding RNA polymerase sigma factor has product MKVTNNDYEKMEELYELYEQKIYYVAYSILNNIQQAEDAVQETFITLYKNLEKLHSLSTEELKRYILRVAKNKAIDSYRKNKRHETFLEEYERESTEAVDENIEEWEKRTMSEVQIDTLLKELNESNRQVFKYKVFYNLTYQEISSVMGITEANVRKQFERARKRVQNMIGGIQHDEFKELQRNV; this is encoded by the coding sequence ATGAAAGTTACAAACAACGATTATGAAAAGATGGAAGAGCTATATGAGTTGTATGAACAAAAGATTTATTATGTAGCGTATTCTATTTTAAATAATATTCAACAGGCTGAAGATGCGGTTCAAGAGACGTTTATTACTCTTTATAAGAACTTGGAAAAGCTCCATAGCTTGAGCACTGAAGAGCTTAAACGCTACATTTTGAGGGTCGCGAAAAACAAGGCGATTGATAGTTACCGGAAAAATAAACGACATGAAACATTTTTAGAAGAATATGAAAGAGAATCAACAGAAGCAGTAGATGAAAATATTGAAGAGTGGGAAAAACGTACAATGTCTGAGGTTCAAATTGATACATTGCTAAAAGAGTTAAATGAATCTAATAGACAGGTATTTAAGTACAAAGTCTTCTATAACTTAACGTATCAAGAAATTTCAAGTGTCATGGGGATAACGGAGGCTAATGTCCGTAAGCAGTTTGAGCGTGCTCGAAAACGAGTTCAAAATATGATAGGAGGTATACAACATGACGAATTCAAAGAACTCCAAAGAAATGTATGA